The Papaver somniferum cultivar HN1 chromosome 6, ASM357369v1, whole genome shotgun sequence genome segment gaagaagttattgtggaatcacaaagaatgagacgaagagctttgtgattactttttatatcttacctatcagagataattcTCGAGTCattcttagaaaagatagtactcaatacgatagaacaagtaatatcagatcacgcaactacagagaaaatagttggggtctagcttcacgaatcccaaataaagtcatcaagtcattaacctataatggttttggaaaaccctaggttaaaggagaatcgactctagtcgcaactaggacacaggaaagtgtcgggattaggttttccagttgttggatttctcccttatataatctttcaaatcatggatttctttcaatcaaagctaagatagatcagtaacaaagcattcaatactcaccattagatgaaaacctgatttaaggttcaagctaagtctgcttaaaatcaaagcaatctctctccaccgttagatggtcttaacttgttacacacaaatgaaatatacttccatttagatatgggtaaccgtacctcaacgtgtatattgatttggttgaataatagttaaccgaagttagccatatgaacacttttatcttaaccacattcatctaacatttATAGataaactatgatgatcaatcaaccatgaaagaTAAACAAATGAATCTCATTGTGTTTCAAATagggttgttcaattgttcactatttcacagaaatatatatgaaccaattgaataaaaatcggattgattcataaaaataaattcatgaacactaagccacggtttgcaaagatttcattccttaattcataaatgtatttgttcatgagtatgaaaacatgattaacCGATTTTGGAACTTTAACTACTAAGTTTGGAAATGGTTACGCAAACTATGGCTTCCGGATtctggtcttgtccagcagtttgcaaaccggtatgcatactactgtcccggaccttaactaaggtagaaccgttcgcatactggtatgaaaacttggttcccggaattTAACAGTTAAAAGAATTCGCATACTGGTGTGcgaacaaggtttccggacctgaatcataccacaacaattTGCAtaacggtatgcatactgtgttgtatccagacaaaggttaattattctaaactcccatttcaatcattgaaacatccttagaagacgacaatagctatctcacacaaactattagcttataagtaattttcaagtgatcgaatgatcaatacgaaactttccaagtcgacatcaaatgattatctcacacaaatcatgtaagatgtttcaaggtgattttcacatgatcatcttttgatttattatcagtttccaacaaataagttgtttccaactaaactcgtcaagaatataatgagtgtagctaaagcaaaaagcttccaacacatattttccgaaatagataaccgagttaaactcatttCGAAATATCAATAgtgtataatataaaattttatatatacgacttagtctcattaggagatagaatagaatagacttctaagtgatagataagttttactctccacataccttttgtttatgaagttcctccgagctctcctcagtagatcttcgtcttcaatcgatgaactaaAGCCCGTGCAATTTCTTAAAATTTGAGCCcatgcatttttttttaatatgaacttGAGCccgcaaagttttttttttttatttattttttatatgcaCTTCAACCCGTGCAATATGTTTTTGAATATGAACTTGATCCCATGCAATTTCTTAGACTTGGGTTAAATATTGTTTATTGTTTTTTTATATTGGTTTCCCATATTTACCACAATTGGATAAAAGATGATTATGGTATTTTGTTCCTAAatattggtttttttttgttCCCTTAAATATTGTTATCTTTTTTGATAactatggttttttttttgttataaatatcGGTTTCGTTAAGTACagaatttttagttttattaaatacatttattttttgtttttgttttgtatttacgGAATTTTGGGAATTGAGATTTAGAAAATCTAAGGGAACAAAAGCATCTGAGTCCTTACTGGTCTAAATTTTCTCTAATAGCTTTCAATTGGTCTAAATTATATGTAAAAAGGGACAAAGATTTTTAtgttgttttaaattttgtcctcCGATTTTTAATTGGTCTAAATTTTCTTAAAGTGGGGCTAAAAACTGTGAGAATCGAGAGAATTCTCAACTTTTAACCACAACCAGGGAAAaactgataataataataataataataatagtaataataataacaacaacaacactggTCTTAAATTCAGGCACAATTTAGTACGAGGTGTCCTCATAGATATTTGTTATAGATCAGGCATGGCTGCTGGGAAAGAGGTGTCGTTGGGATTTTTTTCTGATAATAACACTGGTCTCAACCCAGCTGACATCCTCATTTACAATTGGGAGAATGGCCAAGATACTTGTTTTGACGTCACTGGAGTTTCACCTTTCTCGGGTGGCGGAATTCACACATTTACTTCCGGCCATGCGATTTCTGCAACAGTTGTTTGTAACGTAACAAATATCTAGAAAAGTGTACTTTTCATGGGTATCGCTTCAGCACCTTGGCATTTTCAACTTTGGGAGAGCTTGGAGAAGACTTGATTATTCTGTTAAAGAGACTGAAGAACTTCTTAAAAAACTATGGTATTAGTAATAAAGTAGGTGGTCCTGTTTTTCATAGGATAGGTTTGGCTATTCAAAAGGGAATTGGTGCACATACTGTTGCCCGACTCCCACCCATTCATGTGTAAATAACATTATTTGTTTTTCAATAAAATCTCGTGGCGGCAtcctttttataataataataataataataagggtgTTGGTGCACagattgtttttctttctcttcttttcgATTGTTTGAAGATTTAATTGCTCGAAGATTCAATTAGTTGTTCCACCTCTCTAGTtccaattaaggttttgaagactTGAATTCTCATCCATCGATTGAGATTAGGGTTCTTTtagttttctttattatttttttcttttcttctcttttgttttgttcttctcttctctttcgaGTTTCAATATACAAGTTAGAGCTTTTTCAGGGTGTGATTCATACAAAAGTAGTGAGTTTGTTAAATCTAGGAAGTTTAAGTGTCGAtttggattgagtttgtttttgtttgatagaGGTGTTTCAGTGAAAATTAGGTTCAGGTTTTTCGAAAAGGTTGGCAGTTGTATGAAATTGATGTTGATTTAATGGTGGGTTTTGTGTTTTGATTTCAAGGGTGAGATTTAATTAATCTAATTCTCAATCCTCAAGTGTATTGGGATAATTGGGGTTTTTGAAGGTTATGATTTAAGCTTTTGTTGGGGCTGAGGCTTGTTATTACCGTGGCTAATTCAAATTAAGTGAATCAATCTTCAAAATACAGTTTTGCAGAATTGAAAGTATGGGATTTTGTGGTTTTTTGTGGGATTGAGGAACCAGAATCAGGGGTGTGAATTGTTTGAATTTGGGGGACTCTGTAGTGGGgttttgttgtttgttgttgCAGCTGGTTTCTTCTGGGTGTGGTTGAACACTGTTTAAGTGTTTCTCTGTGTGTGTGATTGGTTGTAGCAGGAGGTATATTCAAGAGTTGTGTGTGTGCAGAAGCAGTTACATGGTGTTTTTGTTCACAAGGCCTTATCCTTCTCTTCTTGGTTGTTTAATTTGTGTTTCAATGAATGGTATTTTAAGGgttcaattgaatttttttatCTAATTTAAACTCTTAATTTCTCATTCCTTGAGTCCTAATTGTCTTCTTGTTCTCTCATTGTGTTTGATTTACGAATTCAATTGATATGTTCGCAATCTTGTTGAGTTTCAGAGGTTGATTGCTAGTTTCTCTGAATTACTATGCCAAGGGTTACTAGGTCTAGTCAGACACAATGCTTGCGTTCCATCCCTCAAGGTTGTGTTAATCAAACTTCTAATGAGTTTCATCAGTGCAGCAGTGATGCATTTGTAGATTCACCTATGGGCTCGTCTTCCCCTTCTCAGTTCGCAACCACTCAATCCTTATATGTTTCACAACGAGATAAGATCCATTGTCCGTATAAGAACTTCGATGGCTGCACTGATGCTAAGAGTGCTATCTATAGACATTTAAAAGATAAACTCTTTCCTGATGAAGTTAGCAGAGAGGTTTGTCGAGAACGAATTAAGAATAATTTTAACTGCTTTGTTACTTGGGAAAGGGCTTTGAATGATATGCAGGGTTGGTTATTCATTAAATGCTTACGAATACATACATGGAGAATGACTTGCAGGTCACAGATTCATCCTTCAGAAGACATTGCTGGTACCTTCAATGGTTTAGGCGCAGATTTCCTCATTCATGGAGCTGAGAAACCACAAGTTGAGTCCCCTGCCACAGTTGATACTGCTGAGACTAATACTCCTGTGGTGGACGATGTTGTTTCTGGTCTCACGGTGGAGTTGCTTAACAGTATGCTGCAGAAACAGATTACAACTACTATAAGTATCCCACCACCTAGCAGGCTGCATTTATCTCGTGCCCTGAAGTCGACTTTGGATTATGTGCTTGCAAACCCTAAGAACCTTGCTGCTTGGAtacaattgttattgctgccTACCTGCACCTTGAATTTGTATGAACCAAAAATCTCAATGGAAGAACGATCGGGCAATAGGAGAAAGTTGCAGATGGATGCAATAAATAGGGCTTTGCTGTGTTGGAAAGAGCCTTCTGGTTTCTTTACATTGGCTCAACAATTTCTTAGCCTATCTAAGAAAACTCCTAGATAACAACAACCtggtaagaaaaggaaaaatactaAGTTGTCAGCTTGCAGGAGGAAACTAAGTAACGGTCACTATACTGCAACTATCCGTATCCTTTCCTCTAATGGTTTAGATCCACCAACTTCGGACACGCTGTTTGAGCTTCAACAAAAACACATATTTGCTCGGCCTCCAATTATACCAGCAGAAGATATTTCAGCTCCTGCTTTATCTGTTAATGCAAAAGATGTCCTTTTGGCCCTTAAGAGTTTTCCCAAGGGTACTTCCTGTGGGAGGGACGGACTTAGGGCTCAACACTTGTTGGATGCTATGAGTGGAGTTGGTGCTGCGGTTGCTGATGAATTTCTTAAATCTATCACTAGTGTGGTGAATCTTTGGCTTTCCGGGAAATTCCCTCCCATTCTTGGTAACCTTGTAGCAAGTGCTCCCTTAACCCCACTGCTCAAACCTGATGGAGGGTTGCGACCATTGCTGTAGGGAATATTTGGAGGAGTCTGTGTTCAAAATTAGCTTCCACCTCGGTTTGTAAATCTACGAATTCTTATCTGGGAAAATACCAATATGGTTTTGGTACCCCGTGCAGTGGTGAAGCTATTCTGCACTCGGCTAATAGATTGTTGGAGCTacaaggtgttgattcttccaAGACCATGTTGCTTATAGATTTTTCCAACGCCTTCAACCTTGTTGACAGGTCCAACATCATTAAAGAGGTGAGAGCTCATTGTCCCAGTATCTCTCATTGGGTCGAGTTTTGCTACGCAAAACCAGCTAAGTTGTATTACCTAAAGTCAGTTCGATCTTCAGCCAAAGGCGTGCAGCATGGAGACCCCCTCGATCCCCTTCTTTTTGCATTAGCTCTTCATCCTCTTATCGAAAAGATTGCAGCTCAGTGTACTTTGGATCTTCATGCGTGGTACCTGGATGATGGTACCATGGTTGGAGACACTATGGAAGTATCTAAAGCCTTGAAGATTATACAAGAAGAAGGCCCTAGTTATGGTTTGCACCTGAATATTTCAAAGACCGAAAATTTCTGGCCTTCTTATGACCCAAGAAGAGATAACAGTGACGTTTTTCCTCCCAATATTGGTAAGCCAGTGGATGGAGTTAAACTGCTTGGCGGACCAGTCAGCTTGAGCATGGAATTTTGCAGCAACATGGTATTGTCGAGGGTAGACAAAGCAGTGCAATTAATGGGAAACATTCAAGAACTGGAGGATCCTCAAAGTGAGTTACTCCTTTTGCGTAACTGTACTGGGGTTGCCAGGATGTATTTTACCCTCCGTACTACAAGTCCTAAAGCTATTCAGTCGGCTGCAGTTATGTTTGATAAACATCTCATGGATTATTTGCGTCGTTtggtggttggtgatggtgcTGGATTTGGATTGGTCCAACAAAGGCTGGCCACGCTTCCCATTAAAGACGGTGGTTTGGGTGTGCTTACAATGGCCGATACAGGTATGTACTGCTACCTTGCCTCTCATGCTCAAACTCAACAGCTACAACAATTGATCTTGGGGTTAACGAATGTTACAGATCCCTGTCTTAGTTATCAACACGCTC includes the following:
- the LOC113287356 gene encoding uncharacterized protein LOC113287356 isoform X1, with the protein product MLLIDFSNAFNLVDRSNIIKEVRAHCPSISHWVEFCYAKPAKLYYLKSVRSSAKGVQHGDPLDPLLFALALHPLIEKIAAQCTLDLHAWYLDDGTMVGDTMEVSKALKIIQEEGPSYGLHLNISKTENFWPSYDPRRDNSDVFPPNIGKPVDGVKLLGGPVSLSMEFCSNMVLSRVDKAVQLMGNIQELEDPQSELLLLRNCTGVARMYFTLRTTSPKAIQSAAVMFDKHLMDYLRRLVVGDGAGFGLVQQRLATLPIKDGGLGVLTMADTGMYCYLASHAQTQQLQQLILGLTNVTDPCLSYQHAL
- the LOC113287356 gene encoding uncharacterized protein LOC113287356 isoform X2; this encodes MLLIDFSNAFNLVDRSNIIKEVRAHCPSISHWVEFCYAKPAKLYYLKSVRSSAKGVQHGDPLDPLLFALALHPLIEKIAAQCTLDLHAWYLDDGTMVGDTMEVSKALKIIQEEGPSYGLHLNISKTENFWPSYDPRRDNSDVFPPNIGKPVDGVKLLGGPVSLSMEFCSNMVLSRVDKAVQLMGNIQELEDPQSELLLLRNCTGVARMYFTLRTTSPKAIQSAAVMFDKHLMDYLRRLVVGDGAGFGLVQQRLATLPIKDGGLGVLTMADTDPCLSYQHAL